The nucleotide sequence TCAACTGCTAGTATTGGAATGCAACACAACCAAGATTGGGAAATATTGCCAAAGCAGTTCGGTGTAAAGTTTGAAAAAGATTGCACTGATGGTGACCATTCCGGCACACTAACCATTAATACAGATTCATGGACAAAGGCAATTTCACATAGACTCCAATATGGTAACTCTGATGAAGGTGTTTATGCAAAATATGCTGTAAATAATGATTTCTCAACTTTGGGAGGCTATTTAGAACTACCATCTCATTTCTCAATTGACTTTGGTGGCAGCATAGGTGATACAACTCTTGATTATCATTTGAACATGTCATATGATGATTTAAGATCCGCTGAAACAATGCACGCAGAGAAAACAGATAATGGGTTCAGTGTAACATATGATGTAAAACAGAATGCGACTAGCAAGCTTCCTGGagttatttcattgaaatttgGTGGAAGTCGCACAGACACTGACATTGATTGGAGCTTCGATTTGACTGCTGACGAAAAGAAGGCCGTTGAAAAGTTACATGGGACCATATCTGATACTGGCTTCACCCTCACATACAGCTTAAATCAAGATGTAACAACATACTATCCAAAAACAGCGAGTATTGATGCCTCTGGGAATAAGGACAAATCAATTACCTTTGACTTGAAAGGAACCAGTGATGACAAATCTATCACAGAACACTTGAGCTTAGACAATGTTAAATTGAGCGAAAACTTCAACTTCAAATACACATTAAACCAGGATATGCTAAGTTGGTATCcagaaaaaatttcaatgaatgCGGTTAAGTCTGACGGATCATTTACGGGAGATTGTTCAACAACTATGTCTCCAAATTCATTCACTGGATCTGTAAAAGCTACATGGTCTGATAAAGATGTCAGTTTCTCTGCAAATTTCAGCTGCGATGAAAATCCAGAAACACCATATCATATTGAGCTTAAATGGACCAAGAACGACGCATCCATGTTTGGCAACATCgaatttattcataattttgatgaaattgttcCATTACCAAAAAAAATGGGTCTTGAGATTGAGCCCGGTACAAATAACATGAACATTCTTCTCAACATTGATGATCATAAACGCAAGATTGAAATGCGCAGACGACAAGATGATGGTGCAATGGAATACAATCTGAGACACAATCTTGAAATGTTATCAGACTACAATTTGCCAATGGATGTTGGCGTCAGCTATCAAAAATCTCCATTCACTAGCTCACTCAAGTGGGGTTCAAGTTCATTGGGTGCTCGATACGAACCTGAGCAGAATTTATTGAATGTCGATGTTTCTGTTGCTGAGGTTCAAGGCAAAATTTCTCTGCAAAAAACAATGAATGAGGAACTGACGTCGATGATTTTCCAACATGATTTGAGCGCATTGTCAGAATACAACTTACCAAACGACTTCACATTCAGTTATCAGCTCACACCATTTACTGTCTCTGCAACATGGGGCGACAATGAAATCTTCGTCATGAAATCAGGACAAGAATTGAAACTTAGACAAAatgtttttgaacaacttccaCAGTACTTGGTCTTGAATTGCAACTGTGATATGTCATCAGAAACAAAACTGATGGAACTGAAAGGAAAACTCGATAGTTACAGTTTCTATGGAAAATATCATCATAACATGGTCGACACCTATACCATGAACCTAATTTGGCAATTGATGCAAGATGAAGATACATTAATAGATTTGTTTGTTGATACTGATATGATTCTTTCAGCTGGACACTTGAACACCACTTTCACACAGTCACTTACAGATAGCGTTTATGACCATTTCAGCTTCTATACCAAGTTTAACATCCAAGAAACATCAGGAACTGTATCTGTGGCAACTAACATCGAAGAACCCATAGATTTTGTTATAACTTACAGTAAAGTCACAGACTATCAATACAATGTTGTCATCACTCATAATGTTGAAAGCATTGTTGATACATTGCCATTGGAAACTAGCGGAACTCTTACTATGACCTGGACAGAACCAAAGAAGGGTATTGATGTTACAGTTGTATCTGCTGATCGAAGAAAATCTTTCTCTTTTAACATATTAAGTGATATGGGAGAAGACAGCAAACAAATAACACTTGTTATGTCGCATGACTTCGATATGTTAGAAAGTGAATTGTCTGTTCCAAAATCAGcatcatttaaaattaaaaagacTTCGAACAGTGGTGACATCTCTCTAACATACAATCTTGATTCAACTGAAAAAGAAGCCACCATTGATATTGATTTCTCAGACTCCATGATTCGTTTTAATGTTGATCAAAACATCTTGGAACCTGCATCTCGTTCACGAAAAGCCACTTTTGATATTCCGCAAAAggttttgattttattgaacAAAGACTCTGATGTCGGAAGATACAGATCTAAGATGTCATTCAAATCTGGACAAAAACGAAGATATTTCAATGCTGAACTGAACACTGACGATAATGCCTGGGATGTATCTCTGTCGCACAATCTTAACAGAGTTTTACCGGTGAAATTACCTTCTAATATGAAATTTGAAGTGAATTGGAATGCAAGTGCCATTGATCTAGCTTTGAAATTGGATGACAATGATTATGCTTTTACTTTCTGGCGCGTTGCAGAATCAAGCAAGGTCGGGTCTTCATTTACCCACAATGATCATTCTCTCGTCAGCAAAGGTGTCCCTCAAACTGCCTCAATGGTACTCAGTAAAGATAGCAACGCTGATGGAGATTTCGTTTCTGCTGTATATTCTGCCAACGGTCATTCATCCGCAACTGTGTCAATTACAAGAGCTGCTAAAAAAATCAGCATGATCTTCAACTCTGAAGGTGATTCATTTACAATCTCTTCCAACATTGTTGCAATGCTACGAGACAATGGTGTCAGCTTTGGTGTCACTGGAACACAAACCGGCCTCGAAGAATTCTTggcagaaaattttgaaatccactCTTCTGCTTCCTATGCTAAATCAGAATCAATGTTGAGCACAAGTTTCTCTCATAACATTCCTATGTTGAAAGACTATGGATTGCCTTACCAAGCTAACTTTGAGATGAAAATACCTGTTTTTACAGCAGAAGGTACATTGAAAATTGGATTCTCTGTTGAAATTGATGACTTGGTATTCTCTGAAAACTCCATAAATTTGGATGTGAAATATACCGCCAGCAGTATCGAAATAAATGCTAATGGAATGCGAACCAGAAACCTATGGTCAACAACATCTTCAGATAAACTGGCATATGATGGAACCTGGAAAGTTGAAGTAACCACCGAATCAGATTTGCAGAAATTTGACTTGCTTTACACCTTGAGGGAAACTGACACTAATAATCAAGTTGTTCGAGACCACAATTCAAATGTTGTATTGACAGTTCAACCAGATTCAATTGAATGGGAATTGAGATCAAATGCTTTTGTTGATGAACAGATGACTTCAACTGGTACAGCTACTCGCAATGATGGTACTTATACTTTGAAACTTGCCATCAACCAAGGAACTAATATTGACTATTCTGGTAAACTTCAAATTTTGACTGGGGAAATATTCGAAATTCATTATTCTGATGAAGAAAGAAATACATTCAACATTGTTGTGAACAAAGACAGTGCTGAACAATTTGTTCTTTCTCATAACATCGAAATGATCACATTCATTCCAGAAAGCATTATCACATCCTTGGACATTGAAGAACAAACATTTTCAATGAAAGTAACAGAGAATAGCAACAAAATTGTTCTTCTCGTAAAACCAAGTTACATTGAATTGACAAGAACTTCACCTGATATGCAACCATTGTTTGTTTTGAAATCTGAATATGTCAGCCACCCATCACACAAAGTTACAAGTGAATTCAAAATTCCTGAATTGAGCATTGACTATTCATCTGCAGTCGAAGTACATTTCTTCAAGCCTGGAGATGGAAGATCACTCATTAATATTGATATCAAAGACAATGCAAATGAAAAATCATTTACTGTCAACAGTCATGCATTCTTACAAGACAGAGATATTAGTGATTTGAACATTGTTGCCAATATTGACACTGACATGACCATGATTCCATTCAACTTTGCTTTTGAATACATACTTCAAAACAGTCCATACAACTTCAGAATGCATCTGAAAATGAGAGAATATTCTTTCACAACAACCAATGCAGAGAGATCTTTCGAGACTACAATAACTTTGCCAAAATCTATCAGAATCTATAAATTGTCAGTATCTGGTGATTGCGTTGAAGTAAGAAATGGAAATGAGAAATCTACCATCTCTGTACAATGGAATGACGACCAAACAATCAGCTTATCCACAGTTTCAAACTTTGAATCAGATAGTCACTTGTTTAACTTTGATATCAGACAACCGTTCATTGAACCAGATCAACTTTCTGGAAGTTATACTTTCGAAAAGAGTGGAAGATGGAATGTTGTGAACATCGAAATGACTGATAACACAAATCCATTTACAGTTATGGCAAAATATTCAGATTCCAAAGACAATACTCATGAAGTTGTTGTCGACGTCGCTCAACCATATGATCATGATTATATCCCAAAACACTCCGTAACCACTGGAACAATTTTATACACCGACACAGTTTATAACAGTGACTGGAAGATAACAGCCAATAATAAAGACATTGTTACTTTCAAGAAACTCTTCCAATCCAACAGTGACGGATATCATTTCGACCTTCACTGGAGACAACCATATGAAGAACTGTTCTTGACATCTTTGGATATTTCACATGACATCAGGGAAACTGACAATGGTATGGAAGTTATTGCTGACATTAGCCACTCTGGTGATGATACGTACATTCCCAGTCACTTTGTTGCCACTCAAACTACTACAAAAACAGACACCTTataccaaaaaataaataaggttGTAAGTGAGGGCCAAGAATTAGCTAGCTTGAAACAAACATTCAAAGTACTCAATGATGGTTACCAAGTAAGTGTCAGTTTAAGACAACCACATGCTGAATTTGGACCGACATATTTTGACACCACAGCTGATTTGAAACTTGGTTCAAATGGTATGAGTTTAAATGTGGATGTTGAACAACCTTATGACAATATTTACATCCCGAAAGAATTCACAAGCAAGCATATCATCAAATACAATCAAGGAATGTATGACAGCGACTTTAAGATTATCAGCAATGGTGAAGAATTGGTTGTGCTTAAAAAGTATTTCGAAGCAACCGCAAGTGGTTATACTGCTTACTTGCACTGGAAACAACCTTATGAAGAATTTGGTGCTACATCATTTGACACTACCTTTGATTACAAATTGACAACATCTTCCAAAACGCTAAACAGTGATATCAGTGTAAATGACCAAAGCAAACTGGCTGTAGAATATTCATGGAATCAACCGAACTCCAATTCTCAGAACACAAGTGTGGCTGTCATTGTTGATGGAAAGAGGTATGAAAGCAAGTGGCATATGAGCACTACAGAAAGCCAAGTTTCTGGCAAGAAATGCACTTTTGTGTATGACAACCAAATGCCAAAACTTGGTTTCCTTCCTCCATTTGTACCAACACAACAACATTTCAGTTTGACAACTTTCCGCAAAGATGCAAATGCTCACTTTACAACCGTCTACTCTTCTAATTTGATCAAAAATCCAGTTCAGATTGAAGGTATGTACATATTACACACAGGAAACAAACTGTTCGATTCAATGCTCAGTTTCAAATCTGGTCCTGAAAGCAGTGCACTCGCTGATGCTGAAGTTCAATTCACCGTAGACAATGTTGAAGGTGTAACCATGTCAGCTGTGATACCACCAATGGGATTCGATCGAGTTGCTAATGTTAAATATGACCAGAAGAAAATGATTGTCTCCATGAAATACATCGTAGATGGAAAACAACCAGTTGTCGTCAGTGTTAATTTGAAACAGATTATCCCCAAATTAAATGCTATTTTGGACATTCTAAAGAACAAAGAATTGTTGCCAAAGATTAAAATCATTGGTGATTTTGAGCAAGCATCATCTGCATTCAGCGGATATATTGGCATTCAAGTTCGAAACACACCATACACTATTCACTTGGAGACTGGATTCGAAGACGAAAAATTCTACTTCAATGTGACAACGAAACGCCAGTTCCGTAAACTTGATGATGTTTTGAGTATCACTGCATATTCAATCGATGCACAAAATGTACAAGTACAGATAATAACAAGCGAGAAACTTGGACGTATGCTTACTATGGTTACTGCATCTTGTCATGCTGAAATGAAAGACAAAGTTGTAATGGCAACTGATACCATCATTGAGCTACTGTCATCATTAGATAGTGTTGTACAAGGCTCAGAAATGGTGCAAGATTTCATTAACAAATACAAGAATGTTGCTATCACATATGTAAATGCCGTAAAAGTTACACTGATTAATATGATTGATAATGCTAACACACTGACACGTGGAACCCTTCTTATGACAGAAGAAACAGTTGGTTACGGTTTGACAACATTGATTAAAATCATTTCGACACAAATCGAGAAACTTCGTGATTTTGTAAGCCAACCATTGCAACAGATCAAGGATGACTATCTCCTTCAAGTTTCAACTGAAATATACAACTGGGTGCAACCAAAACTTCAACCATTAACTGACAAACTAAATCAAGTTCATGCTGGTCAATTGCTTCTCGAATTGGTACAAGAAGGTATAACAAAGACCATATTTGTGATGGAAAAGAATGTCGAAGCCATCTTGACAGCCAGCAGACAACCACTTGCAAAGATGGTCGAACTCAGTGAAAACAAAGTCGTCATCAATATTCCTCTGCATATTCCGGTGAGTaatttcataattataattaattaaattgaatcaataaaattattatatttttctttaatttttaatattttaaattttaggtCAAGGGTCTTATTGCCCCACCAAGCATCGCTGACATATCTTTGTGGATTGCAGAGAGCTCTCTTGCTCATGAACTTGATACCAAATTGAAGATCTTGTACAAAGCTGTTGATTTATATTATCAATACAGATCAATCTTGAACATGCCACTAGAAGAGATTATTCCACCATTCAAGGTTTGTATGCCATTATTAGgaatgaaaagtttttttcaatCTTAATACATGCTTTCTGACTGGCTGATAGAAAAATCATAGAATACTTGTCCAAAAGGAATAAATACAGacatatctatttattgtttgatatattattcATATAAATTTCATCTTTTAAAGGGACATGCAGAATTGTCTGGATTCCGTCATTTCCACACTTTCGATGGAAAACGATACGATTTTGCAAGTAGATGTGACAGCAAGCATATATTGTTACATGACTTTGCTGACAATGAATTCCAAATTTACGTCACATATGGAAAAAATCCATCCCTGACTGTCACCTCATACGATCCTTCTGGAAGACAACAATCTGTTGTGATGAGACGAGACTACAGCATTACTGATGAAAATGGTCATGATATTCCAATGCCAATGGGCTATGCCGATGTAAGTGATTTGTATTATACCGTATGTgtatttcaatttcataaaaaaatatagttacTCAGTAATTATCATAACATTCAGTATTTGACTGATAAATAATCTGAAAATTCATCATAATTTTATCAATGCCACGTGTGACGTTTCTGAACCTACGGTACTTATATCATGAACTAGccttatttaaattaaatttcatcttgatttttttctttaattcaaACATTGTACAAAACGTATAATGGTGACACACTTCTTGTTTCTAGCTTGTTGTTAACCAATGTTGATAATTTCTGTCATATTTCGATTGAAAATTGCTTTTATCATCAGGTATCTGTGAAAAGAACTGGTGAATTTGTGACATTGAAAACAGTCTATGGTTTAGTTGTGTCATGCAACTTTGTATCTGATCTCTGTACAATTGATATCTCACCATTCTACTTTGCTGGAGTTTCTGGTATGCTTGGAACATTCAACAATGAGATTAATGATGACTTCACAGGTCCAAGATCTTCTGAAATCAATGACTTCGAACAACTTGCTCAAGCTTGGATGGTGAGTTAAATTtacagtatttttaatattttctaaatatattcgaaaataaattttgttttattcagcaattgatagaaattaaaatttgattcattATTTTTCAGATTCCGGGAACTTGCAATGGAGCGAATATGGAGGCTGAATGCACTCAAACTGCCAGCGATGCATGCACTCAATTATTTGAAGGAAGAACCTCAAAATTCTTCTCATGCTTTTCTGTGGAAGATCCTGAACCTTACAAAAAGATGTGCATTAGAGATACTTGCAGTTCATCATCAGTAAGTAATTTAATATAGTAAAGTACGCTAATTCACATCTTTTCCCCCTAACAACGCTATGTACTGGTctccactgatatctaacgatttCCGGTTCTGCATTGCCtcacaatttattacacccctGATATTGTGGTGGGAATGAGATTTGAATACAACCTTCAAGTACTAGGTCATCACACCCACAGACTGCTAATTCATTTTGCTGATAAGCATATGAAAGCTTTTGTTTTGTTCTTTTATTGAATGTATTTATCTTTCACAGGCTGGAATTTGCACTGCTGCTGCATCATATGCAAGACGTTGTGCACTTCGTGGTGTCATTTTACCTACACCAGAAAGCTGCAAGAAATGTATTTCAGCCAGAGGTGATGCTTTCTCAAACGGTCAAGTTCAAGTTACTGGAGCTGATGTCGTGTTTGTGATTGAAAAATCAGGATGTATCAGGTATGCGGATTATTTGTTATAATATAAGAAGTTATTTAAagtttgaaatatgaaaaacagaATCATAAAAGGTTGATGATCCATGTAATTAAGAGGCAactaataaatttttcaaattttatagaTTCAAGAAGAAGGATTATAAGAGGTTTTTGGGTAAATTGCACAAGACCTTGAATGAAACTGTAGCAACTGGAAATCTGAAATATGCTGTCGTTGGATTTGGAGGACCAGAAGGATATGCAGAACCACATACTATTCCATTTGACAACGAAATCTTCATGCGAACTGATATAGTAATGGCCCCAGTAAGTGAATACTTGATATTACAACAAATTATCCCACCTTATCATAAATAAGAACTTTATTTAAATGACGTTTTCATTTTACAGGCTGATGAAAGGGCTCTCATTTCTGCTTTCCGACTCAAGGAAACAAGAGGATCTGAACCAGCAACACCAGACGTTATGCAAGCAATCAGTTACGCTTCACAACTTCCTTTCAGAGCTGGAGCCGCAAGAACCATCATCTTAGTGACTTGTGATGAGTGTGGTGCTGAAAGCATGGTACGATATGTTTTAGTTAAACTTAAATTAATAGTTAAATAATTAAAATCTCATGGAATGGTAATATGATGGTATATTTcagatttgtaaattttacattcaattaatttttcagGTTGACAAGAGCAATGTCCAAGCAGTGTTACAAGAGCAAGGGATCATAATTCACCATCTTAGACAAAAGAACATTCAAGCTGGAAAAGGTTCCAAGAAGGTGAAAAACAGTTGAAGATTTTGCCAAATTTTAACAATTTCAATCTTTGCCTGTGTTTAAAATTCATGCTCATTTTTATCTTAGGTATATGGATTCAATCCTACTGAAATATTTGCCAAAAACGACGCTAACTATGCAAGAAGTGAATTGAAGGTTTCTAGCACTGATCAATGTCTTCCATTGGTTGATATGACTGGAGGATCTGTTTGGAATTCAAACACTTTCGGCAGGGTAAGAATATCTTGTTTTTGTGAATATTGAAAtcctaattttttaataaaaaatatgatttttatattttacgaATTTCCCGATTTTGACATGAAAATTAGCTGCAAacaagttttataatatttgttctTTATTTATAGGAATCATTGCAAAATATCGTCAATCAAGTTTCCACCGGAATAAATTCAGCAACTAGACAAGAATGTGTATGCAGCATTGCCGATAATGGATCAGCTACATCTAAATGTATTGCTTCATAATTTTGCCGAATAATATGGTAagttttttggaaattttttttatgttaaacATGAAGATAATAAGGAAAATTTCACCAGATATGACGTACATCTTTTGAATGTTCTTCATCTAAAATGAACAAAGAATACTAGTTTTGGAATTTGATCATGGCCGATTGAACTATTTTTCTATCTCAATATGTCTGTACTTTTAAttagaattattttaaaaattctgcCTTTAACAGTATTCAGTATATTATAGTATATTAacagtatattttatttttcagactCTCATCTGATATTACAAATGCAAAATCGAACATTTAtctttttcaataatttctttaaaaattttgtgtttttatgaTTTCAATATGTTTTGTATGTGTGAAATTTAGTACCAGATCATACATGGTCAGACTGCAGTTACATATATTTCACTTGTTTGTACAGGCTTGATCTGGTACTAACTTATCGTTACTACCTTTTCTTTACCTGTGAATTAAAATTGTCAGGTTTGTTtcgtttttgtttattatttttgcatattttcagCGTCTCACCCATCACGTGACATGATGCGATTTCAATGCAGGTTTTACGTTTAGTCTTCTTTTGTGGTTTTCTCTCTTTTTTGACTGTGACATATTTCTTAGCAACATTTTTTGCTACTACATgtgatgaatttatttttgttattcgttgttaattatttgtttgtattttgtCTTGACTAGTGCGAAGCATAAGATAATTTGTCACTGTCTTTGTCTGTCGTTTTTG is from Styela clava chromosome 9, kaStyClav1.hap1.2, whole genome shotgun sequence and encodes:
- the LOC120339267 gene encoding uncharacterized protein LOC120339267, with the protein product MEMHALLLSILLLTILTGSDAKSFDQPNVCAEKCLPGRRSFFENDGYEYSYSYRTVIESSFHTDSLSDQKAQTSIEVPFTIQAVSDCDLVLQIQRGIYIDNGIPRTDEELDWQEAIVAYPLHFSWQDGLIENICPTTNEPNWVLNFKRGILSAMQITSRTSASGVKEIDVSGNCEADYFVQGEGTTMIKKTKDYTQCENRDKHLFFSWATPYEISSPRQSFIHSMQTCDQTLTNVLQGVTCTEEHVFRPFSTDEGGARTHITQEIRYLRQRRISRSSIPRSSLRRTTLAYEEDLETVERNMAESTQSAKNLMDGLCANMQTEDYQEVSKQFMSLVFAMRKLDFDSLSELHSYISECANWHSTLREMFDDALPFCGTDGCVKYASNLILNNELNKKIAERWLTGFSFIKEPTAEMISSLLDVVESKKIPERSFLTVGSMIHQYCEISEENCMNNNAIRQTIEILMQHLGTNCHSPNPETRKLIIYALRAIGNAGQTTEQSVLRRCIFENDNSMEIRIAAIEAHRRMPCSVDRSALMTTLRNEDADSEIRIAAYKGLMQCPTFELVKDVKDILEIEQNMQVGSYIWSHLTQVQDSQDPLKHILQAALVGHTFKEFSLDPRKYSKYYEGSMFSEKFNSGATADASLVWSPKSFIPRSASVNLTVDVFGQAINLFEFGGRIQGFESYLQSFLEPKAFEKRQEKKNLQSGRKTNPLDEAQASWFMRVVGNEVLYGNTEMMPRMEELESSNFLVEFASKFMSDEGYNYHDDSLLLNTFNSLPTGIGMPLQIAFNGTTSVDINAAGKFNMGFGASPEYLIKGKVSPRAAVTISSWIVVDTHVKKTGIATESTAYSSSSISGFVKVLNKGKNVELELDTPYNKNVLFSTSHKVLRVEGNTIEEMKTTELYPQNTFVRDCTEEFLGQRLCYTQRSVSDRYSNGAPTNWIYPVDGGIEISAYIQKMDPDLTKYTISGNSESIYEMESDSIPSEMMVQMVFDTPGSRVNRKTTVFGTYNLPKMEFSVLAQQEEKTLQLEGNYKNIDESHEATIKALWNEDTYKFNVNLDKNVDEDGSEWSANAVLQLPSKTMSAKSSMAVDPAKRLKASFVMDNVLQSPIVMKLDLQDKSRKTDKLSYSGEAKLSILPFINTEYMIDMDLKPKLDNLMLNMNYKIGGGRKESILLHHKRTSVGRKSETDWTISQMLTSSQFPSLNHKVAVSHRYVKGSTSSSIDIGYGTQLEQPNNPYKLELRQEYTDNSDSSKTDISGQFSINVPYVEMNREFQFEHLQSKEILSSKIRSVCGEEKPKQFTLIWQDNAPKSELMDNTFELGFSTAVGDWHWQDNIRERVKNVYNSKSTLSLGAEDSLKFIQESELVMKDTNMSFSLSIVKGDGSKIITGSTVNTMESETRYISKNFIHLHGYTPRGLDIIHDRVPSDGYPTTVNFLASNIVHVSVKTTYRPSENGKHMTFIVEQDDVEKRIVSAEAGYDFVDDEIDMYANLNDNGNMLFSSHIIAQTPSTESGKFSVELKEKLSPKNMDFNTTISYSMTDESKVTFFHRNEQKSVQFEVNAANNGIHGILKHNFCDYMNDATYNIALTSAGAAVTVSADGHQAHVNIIKSTNMLEMKWDHDRMPDLMNMNVPTAANMVIGRNTDETAPKKMWTTVNFEDDVVFDMSYSVEKPRSGVTKKVSMSNTLLPMIPESARWAITMDEVSLQSEAEIGEESMTFTVTTGFPESASMEFTRTAGLTSCDYIPENMKASYEYSSEPHTVNLNMEFGEKSASVETTYSPDFIKASLTMKGIDNVPKYTSIELRSQLTTSPRTIDVTGKWNDDIYIANIKHTFDYKKTSESNLPYVSYIVNHELNVDGFKNGVKVVDLDDVFEINKEQIIYDSELVQTVTDYYPRQVHKRQVLTINDKEYSYFERSIITGLDPMEMEIKYTKNKLEFSQSISKSPMVPSYLSLKMREKRGVNRIIMECTMDGKSKTSTLSYQLNDDNMEMSLEHDCEMMAEYVPKHVTASLSWAENILMSYEWGAENGQVKLWKDSITNAGVYVKLHANDITFNFTYGMENGIAYLYALVGYQDQKYVGEFCGGYVKGDDSPLFGISKVFVIAEVFVNEKRAITANTLEFHKDYLLINTTNMQDLFENLPPSYVFVKKFNWAIDDSSIEVTIEGLDDDSFLFTISASHKGFSTASIGMQHNQDWEILPKQFGVKFEKDCTDGDHSGTLTINTDSWTKAISHRLQYGNSDEGVYAKYAVNNDFSTLGGYLELPSHFSIDFGGSIGDTTLDYHLNMSYDDLRSAETMHAEKTDNGFSVTYDVKQNATSKLPGVISLKFGGSRTDTDIDWSFDLTADEKKAVEKLHGTISDTGFTLTYSLNQDVTTYYPKTASIDASGNKDKSITFDLKGTSDDKSITEHLSLDNVKLSENFNFKYTLNQDMLSWYPEKISMNAVKSDGSFTGDCSTTMSPNSFTGSVKATWSDKDVSFSANFSCDENPETPYHIELKWTKNDASMFGNIEFIHNFDEIVPLPKKMGLEIEPGTNNMNILLNIDDHKRKIEMRRRQDDGAMEYNLRHNLEMLSDYNLPMDVGVSYQKSPFTSSLKWGSSSLGARYEPEQNLLNVDVSVAEVQGKISLQKTMNEELTSMIFQHDLSALSEYNLPNDFTFSYQLTPFTVSATWGDNEIFVMKSGQELKLRQNVFEQLPQYLVLNCNCDMSSETKLMELKGKLDSYSFYGKYHHNMVDTYTMNLIWQLMQDEDTLIDLFVDTDMILSAGHLNTTFTQSLTDSVYDHFSFYTKFNIQETSGTVSVATNIEEPIDFVITYSKVTDYQYNVVITHNVESIVDTLPLETSGTLTMTWTEPKKGIDVTVVSADRRKSFSFNILSDMGEDSKQITLVMSHDFDMLESELSVPKSASFKIKKTSNSGDISLTYNLDSTEKEATIDIDFSDSMIRFNVDQNILEPASRSRKATFDIPQKVLILLNKDSDVGRYRSKMSFKSGQKRRYFNAELNTDDNAWDVSLSHNLNRVLPVKLPSNMKFEVNWNASAIDLALKLDDNDYAFTFWRVAESSKVGSSFTHNDHSLVSKGVPQTASMVLSKDSNADGDFVSAVYSANGHSSATVSITRAAKKISMIFNSEGDSFTISSNIVAMLRDNGVSFGVTGTQTGLEEFLAENFEIHSSASYAKSESMLSTSFSHNIPMLKDYGLPYQANFEMKIPVFTAEGTLKIGFSVEIDDLVFSENSINLDVKYTASSIEINANGMRTRNLWSTTSSDKLAYDGTWKVEVTTESDLQKFDLLYTLRETDTNNQVVRDHNSNVVLTVQPDSIEWELRSNAFVDEQMTSTGTATRNDGTYTLKLAINQGTNIDYSGKLQILTGEIFEIHYSDEERNTFNIVVNKDSAEQFVLSHNIEMITFIPESIITSLDIEEQTFSMKVTENSNKIVLLVKPSYIELTRTSPDMQPLFVLKSEYVSHPSHKVTSEFKIPELSIDYSSAVEVHFFKPGDGRSLINIDIKDNANEKSFTVNSHAFLQDRDISDLNIVANIDTDMTMIPFNFAFEYILQNSPYNFRMHLKMREYSFTTTNAERSFETTITLPKSIRIYKLSVSGDCVEVRNGNEKSTISVQWNDDQTISLSTVSNFESDSHLFNFDIRQPFIEPDQLSGSYTFEKSGRWNVVNIEMTDNTNPFTVMAKYSDSKDNTHEVVVDVAQPYDHDYIPKHSVTTGTILYTDTVYNSDWKITANNKDIVTFKKLFQSNSDGYHFDLHWRQPYEELFLTSLDISHDIRETDNGMEVIADISHSGDDTYIPSHFVATQTTTKTDTLYQKINKVVSEGQELASLKQTFKVLNDGYQVSVSLRQPHAEFGPTYFDTTADLKLGSNGMSLNVDVEQPYDNIYIPKEFTSKHIIKYNQGMYDSDFKIISNGEELVVLKKYFEATASGYTAYLHWKQPYEEFGATSFDTTFDYKLTTSSKTLNSDISVNDQSKLAVEYSWNQPNSNSQNTSVAVIVDGKRYESKWHMSTTESQVSGKKCTFVYDNQMPKLGFLPPFVPTQQHFSLTTFRKDANAHFTTVYSSNLIKNPVQIEGMYILHTGNKLFDSMLSFKSGPESSALADAEVQFTVDNVEGVTMSAVIPPMGFDRVANVKYDQKKMIVSMKYIVDGKQPVVVSVNLKQIIPKLNAILDILKNKELLPKIKIIGDFEQASSAFSGYIGIQVRNTPYTIHLETGFEDEKFYFNVTTKRQFRKLDDVLSITAYSIDAQNVQVQIITSEKLGRMLTMVTASCHAEMKDKVVMATDTIIELLSSLDSVVQGSEMVQDFINKYKNVAITYVNAVKVTLINMIDNANTLTRGTLLMTEETVGYGLTTLIKIISTQIEKLRDFVSQPLQQIKDDYLLQVSTEIYNWVQPKLQPLTDKLNQVHAGQLLLELVQEGITKTIFVMEKNVEAILTASRQPLAKMVELSENKVVINIPLHIPVKGLIAPPSIADISLWIAESSLAHELDTKLKILYKAVDLYYQYRSILNMPLEEIIPPFKGHAELSGFRHFHTFDGKRYDFASRCDSKHILLHDFADNEFQIYVTYGKNPSLTVTSYDPSGRQQSVVMRRDYSITDENGHDIPMPMGYADVSVKRTGEFVTLKTVYGLVVSCNFVSDLCTIDISPFYFAGVSGMLGTFNNEINDDFTGPRSSEINDFEQLAQAWMIPGTCNGANMEAECTQTASDACTQLFEGRTSKFFSCFSVEDPEPYKKMCIRDTCSSSSAGICTAAASYARRCALRGVILPTPESCKKCISARGDAFSNGQVQVTGADVVFVIEKSGCIRFKKKDYKRFLGKLHKTLNETVATGNLKYAVVGFGGPEGYAEPHTIPFDNEIFMRTDIVMAPADERALISAFRLKETRGSEPATPDVMQAISYASQLPFRAGAARTIILVTCDECGAESMVDKSNVQAVLQEQGIIIHHLRQKNIQAGKGSKKVYGFNPTEIFAKNDANYARSELKVSSTDQCLPLVDMTGGSVWNSNTFGRESLQNIVNQVSTGINSATRQECVCSIADNGSATSKCIAS